DNA from Solanum stenotomum isolate F172 chromosome 3, ASM1918654v1, whole genome shotgun sequence:
GTCGTGTCTTATCCTGCCAATTCTCTctgttattcaactatattaagTTGGTGAACTTTATAGTCATAGGAATGTCATGTCCGCATATACAGCCAATACGTAGCGAAGAAGTGTGCATCATAGATTATGTCATCCCAGTAAGCTCATTTTTGTGTGTTATGTAAGTACCATATGTGAAATATTTGTTAAATGTTGATGGGGATCATTGCAACATGTAGGCATAGAGCTTGAGCCTCTTTTTATAAAGGCGGTGGCATCCAAATCTTGGTTGGATGTCTTTATTGTCCCTTGTTTCTTTTCATTTGCATCCTCCAACACTCATGTTAAGAAGACGACATTTTTCCATTAACTTTTTTGTACTCCTTATCTAAATTTCATTATGTTTCGTTCTATGGTTTTCATTGCACACACATGGGCCCTTCTAAGAGGTTGTCCCTCCATGTCAGATGCATATGTTGTAGTACAGCATAATGGTGGACAGTGAAATTGTTGGTAGTTGGGAATCCAATGTTTTACCCCTAGTATCACTGCTTCTACTGTATACAAAGTGAACAGAGCTTGTAGAAcaatcaaagaaaaaagaaaaataagttatGCCAATTTGTTTCTGCTGCTTTGATCCAGCAGAACAGGGCGTGTGGGAACTCGATAACTTAACTCTAGCTTTACATTGGAAACATTTATAAGGTATTTGTTCGGATGGTATAATTATAAAGTAGAACAAGTTGATAATATTAGGTGTGTCAATGGTTTTCTGAGAATGGATTGTACTGACTGAACTGAACCTTACTGAACCGATTCTTAGtctatttattataaaattgtaGGTTTCAATATAGATCTATAACTATCCTTAATGATTATGGTaagttttctaattttgttagataaaccaaaaaaattccaaacataactgaaataaattCTTATATGTACAAAATACATCATATATATTAAGTTTACGTATAACGAAGCATTAAATTTTTAACCTTGGGACTCGAGGTGGATTCATTTGGAAACAGCTACAAGTAACACTCTGACCGAACTCTACAACTACTAAAACTAATTTGGTTTTCAGCGCTTGCAAGGATGCTCCCCCACTTGCTTTCTGCAGTGATGAGCAAAGGAGAGGATCCTCCCTTGACTGATTTGTATCAGGGTTCTAATGAGTTTGACATTTCAAGTTGTCTGGAAAAGACCAAGTTCCCATTTTATCTACGTTAACTTGATAATGGTCAGCGGGGTGCAATTGAAGTGCATATGCACTCATCTTCTGATGGTGTTGGTTCCCCCTCCTCACATGGATTTTCTCATTCTCTATCCTTTTCCcattttgtgtgttgattcaACACCTGATCCATCTCTCATTTTTCTGTTCAGCGCTATAAGTTTGTCAGTTTTATTAACTAGTGAGTTTtcctaaaacataaagaagacaTTCCtaaaaaagagaaaggataTTTGTTGAGCATCAGCTATGTAGCACGGGCATAAATTTGAGTACATTTTTTCTGATAAGGTAGGGTAACAGATATGAGTACAATATGAAAATATGAGAATCAAAATACAGGGGGCTATTTATAGATGGGTTGATGGTTTTCCTTTATATGTTTGAAGTCTTAAGGAGTtgtaataatcattaataacaatgaAAAACTAAAGCTATAAGATATATTCTATCAATGCTTACTGATTTTAACTGTATAGATTGTGAATTAGTCAAATTACCATCTAACTGGATATTATTCCATAAGATATTATCGAAGACATCTCATTATTAATGGGAGTTACAAACTAAAGATGATTGTTGGAAAACAATAAAGCAGTGTGCTTAACCACGAGGATAGATTACAAGCACATCTTCTCGAAGCGAATTTTTGGCATTCCATGTTAACACAAAATCTAAAGAGAGTTTTCAACTAGAAACCCTTTCACAAACTGCTAGCTGCCCTTCAGAATTTTCCCAAGAAGTATCGGTTTAGTTTGAGTCCTGGTGTTTCTTATTTGAAATGACCCACACTGTTACTTCTGCTCACAATTGCATTGTGGTCTCAAATTTGTCCAGTGAATATCAATTTTAGTATGTTATTTGTATCTGAAAATCAGGAAGCTCTATCCAAAACTGAAACAAGAAATCCCTCATCTCGGTCATACCCAGCGTGTATCTTGCCTGAAATATCTATGATAGCAGTATGCAACTAAAATATTAATTCCTGTGTGGTTATAGAGTGTCTTGTCATTTGATGAGCCTTTTGTCCGAGAAGTATAATTTTGGGAAATAGGAACCTGAGTTTTCTAAAGCTTAGGGGCTAATCTTTGGAGTGAATCTAAGGCGGTTCTCAGGAATATTTCCCTTCTTTTTATCCTGCTAGgagttttttttgttgtttttttgtgtgtgtgaaaGAGAGAGCAAAACATGGCAAGTATGACTTGTTAGAATTTACTCATAGTTAATTTGTGGATCTCTGCTGGCCAACTCAAGTTGGACACCCAATGTTTTGAGGTTTTATCCTCTCATGCACTTAAGTGCTTCTTAGCTTTAGCTGTGCCAATAGACGATATAGTCTGTGTGAACAGAAGCAATAATATGTGACCAACTTATGTTTCTTATAACTTAAAGCTACTTTCTGACTGTTTTTATAAATGCATTGAAAGCATATCCTTGTCTCCTCATTTGTGACATCAGTTTAGTTGTTGACTCCAGGACTtacaaatttgaatttgtttgtgtttgacGTACTCCATTTAGTCACTGGTGTAAAGGGCTTTAGAACTCTGTTGAGATCATGTTGTGAGTGGCGAAACTCGaaagaaacaatttgaaaagGATTTCTATCTCCAAAGGGATTAGAAACCTCAACATTCAAAATGAATGCGAGTGGCAATATCTGTTGTGTAACCCACCTTTCCATCACCCGTCCagcataaaaaatgaaatgaagagAGGAAGTCTGGTGCACATTATTAATGTGCTTAATAGGGATCTAGTaactttttgcttcttttaaCTTGTTTATATCTTTCAGATGAAAAAAGTTTGCAAGTGATCACTCCGTGTTCAGAGTTTTACTGTGATCCTGCAGTTCATAATTAATGAGATAGTGCAACAGTAAGTCTGCTGTTGTTTCTCGGAGTCTATATATTAGGCTTGCTTTTGTAGGTTAAAGTCTTGAGTTAATTGCTCAATGAGCTTGTTCCAGCAGTATAGGTTGGTGATATCAGTAATCACTGATCATAGAGAGTTTGGAACTTAAACTCTTGGCTTCAAACCTTTATGGCATCACCTACTTGTTATGTGGGTTTTTGTTAAATTCTGTTGATGTACCCTGTTATATCTCAACCGTTTTATCTGTGTGGGGTGCACACGTCTTCTTAGTAAGCATGCATATGTAATACAAGCAACTAGTCATTTCATGGTGATAGATAGGATGAATGTTTGTCTGTTTTTTCCTGTCGTATCAAGTTCTCGTGCATTTCTGTGTACCAGGATGGAGATGGAAGCAGATTACATAGGACTGCTATTGATGGCTTCTGCTGGCTATAACCCTCGAATAGCTCCCTCAGTCTATGAGAAGCTGGGAAAAATTTCTGGTGAATCAGCCTTGAGAGATTATCTGTCTACCCATCCTTCTGGGAAGAAGAGAGCGCAGTTGTTGGCTCAGGCTAAAGTAATGGATGAAGCCCTTGCGATATACAGGGAAGTGCAGGCAGGAAAGGGGATTGAGGGTTTCCTATAGAGGAGAGGATGAAATGCACAGGCCATGTGAGAGTAGGGAGCCGCCCAGAAGCCAGTTTTTTTGGAAGTTATGCTCATCTTTTCTTTGCATCTTGATTGATTTTCATTTCAAGTCCCAGTAAGTGAAGATTAAGCAAAGAATTCTTTACGAAATTGTTGTTTTTGGACTAACTCCAATTCCCTTTCCTGGCTGCTGAAATTGACTGTTCAATAAGCAATACTTATTTGTCTGTTGTAACCCTTTCAAATCCCGTGTCGGGAAGTTTCTACGAAATCCAGGAAGCAACTTGTAAATCAACGTTCCATCTTTTCAGGTGAAATTGTGTTGTCGATCAGCTACCAAACTTCGCAAGTTTATCTGTTCATTTGATTGTCTTTCCTTTAAGCAATGTGTAATCCATTTTTTCCAAGAATTTTTGAATGTCAATTCATGCCACGCCATGGTATCTTCCTCACCTTGCCACTGCATTAACCAGGTCCAGTGAATCAACACTCTAATAACAATAGGCAAAGGTGCATTTTGCCTACGCTTTGTGTAAGACACCACAAAAACAAACTAAACTAAACGTCTCGGCTTTTTGATTGGAATGCGCGTCTTTTTCCTGGCAATCGTTATTCCAGATGGTAATGATTACACtgagtatgttattgttatgACTGATGGTTCCCAATTTCATTATTTCCGTTTTTCTATTGTTGGAGCTTCGAAAATGATGGAGTTGCAACGATTACATTTGAAGAATACACTAGTATGCCTGCTTGAGAATTGCAGAAGCATGAGAGAGCTCAAGCAGATTCATGCCCACATCACTACATCCCCTCAGTTCTTCATCACTGACCGTTGGTTCTTAATCTCTCGCATTATTTTCTTCTGCACAGTTTCTCAATCAGGGTCTCTCAGCTATGCCGACACCGTATTCAGTCTAGTTCCTCGAAAAACTCTCTTCAATTACAACTCCATGATCAGAGCTCACGCTTCAAGAATCCATGACCCCAGTTCATCTCAGCCCTTAATTTTGTACAGACAAATGCTCTTTGATGGTATTACACCTGACTGTATTACATTTCCCTTCGTGTTAAAACATTGCGTGAGTAGAGTTGATGGACTTGTCGGATCAAGTGTTCATGCCCATGTTGTTAAGTTTGGGTTTCACAGTGATGTTTTTGTGCAGAATTCTTTGATTACTCTGTATTCACAATGTGGGTCAGTGGATAATGCAAGGAAGGTGTTCGATGAAATGTCTAATCGAGATGTTGTTTCGTGGAATTCTATAGTAATTGGGTGTTTGAGAAATTCAGAGCTTGATATGGCCTTAGAGTTGTTTAGGAGAATGAAGAGGAGGAATATTGTCACTTGGAATTCAATTATCACGGGGTTCGTACAAGGAGGTAGGCCAAAGGAAGCTTTAGAATTCTTCTATGAAATGCAAGTTTCTGGTGATGATATGGTTAGTCCAGATAAACTGACAATTGCTAGTGTCCTCTCAGCTTGTGCTTCTCTTGGCGCGGTTGATCAGGGGAGGTGGGTGCACGATTACTTGAACACAAGTGGAATGGAATGTGATATGGTGATTGCAACAGCATTAGTCGATATGTATGGCAAATGTGGGAGTGTTTCTAAAGCCCTTGATGTTTTTAGGTCAATGAAAAATAAGGATGTTTTGGCATGGACAGCTATGCTTTCTGCATTTGCAATTAATGGTAATGGAAGAGAAGCTTTCGAGCTTTTCTTGGACATGGAAACAGCTGGAGTGAGACCTAATGCTGTGACTTTTACTGCATTGCTGTCAGCTTGTGCTCATTCTGGCCTTATAGAGATAGGCCGTTGGTGTTTCCGTGTGATGAGGCATGCTTATCACATAGAACCACAAGTCCAACACTATGCTTGCATGGTTGACATTCTTGGTCGAGCTGGTCTCTTTGATGAAGCAGAAGGGCTAATCAGAAATATGCCAATGGAGCCAGATGTTTTCGTTTGGGGTGCACTACTCGGTGGCTGTCAAATGCACCGGAATTTTCAGTTAGGAGAAAAAGTTGCCAGGTATTTAATTGCTATAGAGCCTCTGAATCATGCTTTTTACGTCAATCTTTGCGATATATATGCCAAAGCTAGAAGGTTTGATCATGTCAAGGAAATTAGAGCTCTAATGAAGGAGAAACAGATCGAAAAGACCGTTCCTGGCTGCAGCACGATTGAAGTTAATGGAGTTGTTTGCGAATTTTCTGTAAGAGGATCACCTCAAGTTTTGATGACGGAAATAAAGTTTGTTTTATCTAGTTTGAGTGATGAAATAGGAAGGAGTATTAACATGAGTGCTGTTCTGGAATGATGAAGAGAGAATTTTATTACAAAGTGAAAAATACTTATTTGGTTCTTCAATAGATATGTCTTCAGAGCCTGGCATTCCATCTGAAGACATGAGAGTTATACTTTCATATGCCATACTTGTGGTGGTCTTGTTTTACAGTCAATATGACCAGATTAGGATTCACAGCCTGCTTTGGCTTCTAAGTATTTTCATGCcccaaaatgaaaaaaagagaggataATTACGACTCAATGTCTTTGGGTGATCTAGTTTATGAAATAACCGGCAAATATATAGGTTTAGTATATTGTATAAATAGACAGATACGACAcatacataaacataatcaatgtaTATGTTTTGTATATTTGGACTAGCTCTGGTAAATAAGTTTGGTCAAAGGGACAAAACTGAAAGAACCCccaaatagttttttttttatttttaaaaggccaaagggcCAGAGGGTAAGCAGTTATCTTTTGTTGGTTGATATGGGAAATATTATAACCTGATTGACCAAGCTTTTGAGAGGCCAAGCAtgcttattaaaaaaaagtgagatGTTTGATTAAACTTTTGATAGAAAATGAGTGTATTGGAGGATTAGAAAAAGTTGTTTTCCAGAAGCTAAAGAAAGTAACTTTTTTCGAAAAACACTtctttgaaaaatacttttgaaacaAATATATACTTCGAAACACTTTTAAAAAGCTTGGCCAAACAATAATTATTGttcaaaattgtattttaaatttattgatCAAACATAAATTGCTTCTCTCCAAAAATACTtattaaaataagttgattttagaAGTTTGCTTAAACATGCTTATAGATACAACCTTATATAAAAACTAAGGATCTAAAATAGAAAAACAATGTAGAGTTGGGgttggaaaaatattttgatatgcGTAGGAGTGAACATGAGATGCATTCCAACTGTATTTTTCATTGTTATGACACTGGTTCTTAAGGAAACATATTAATTTAAATCACATAAAATTATAAAGATTGAGTAGTGATTGACTTGAATATAACCATTAGTAGTATGATCTATCTAGGacatagttttatattttttagattaaGAATTTCTTTATAATGATTTCATGGCTTGAAtagacattttatttgaatgatTATAGCGCGAATGAGAACTTATTAAGGCAATTTGACATAAATACTTTATTATGATGTTTATGTATAGGATCAATTGTTAAGCAAGATTTTGAAATCGTCGCTAGCCGTTACTAAACAATGATAAAGGGCAATAAATAGGAATTAGGATTTATGAGGACATATTTTGTGGATATTGTACCTCAATATGTAACTATAAAATAGGGTTTTATACTTTTTTCAGTGATTGACGCACTTTCATTTTTATTCCgtctcaataaaaatattatatttttataattgaaaataatttaattttaaaatttttattttctttaatccGTAAAGAAGTAATTATAGCCACACATTTAGTCGAGGAGAGTGTGAGAccacaaatttctttttttttttcttctaattttgtGCCAAATCAAATAgtatcatatatattaaaatggaGTGAGTAATAATTTCCAAAATgtattgatataattattatcttttctagttaaaaaaataataatagaaacaaCAAGTTAGTTAAAATTCTACTCCatctgtctctaattacttgtccatttttgaattggcacatattttaaaaaaacaatgattgacatagtaagtttatcattttactcctattaattataaggtggatgaattaaaaacttgagattttcaagaagttctacctttttcaaaataattaatcgagtgtataataggtaaaaaattgtcctttcttgatttgttaaaatggacaactaaaaaagaaaaagtggacaaataattaggaacaAAGGGAGTATTAAAGTAATATAATCTAATATTGTTTTAACAAAATGAACCATAATTCGGACATTATGCGTGTTTGCAATTAAGGTGATTTTTGGCTCCAAATGTGTTTGGTCCACTTCGATCAGAAACAAGCAGTTGTTTGTCgatatatttatttctaatcgaggatatttttgaaaaatttagtATTCTCTCTTGTAATTTTTGTGCATTttacatttcttttttatttgttatattttcaaaattatgtgaaatatattataaattacaatatttaacaattttaaatattcaattatatatttgagaattaaataaaatatacaaatttatttgactCTTATANAATTAGAGCCACACATTTAGTCGAGGAGAGTGTGAGAccacaaatttctttttttcttcttctaattttgtGCCAAATCAAATAGTAATATATTAAAATGGAGTGGGTAATAATTTCCAAATTgtattgatataattattatcttttctagttaaaaaaaataataatagaaacaaGAAGTTAGTTAAAATTCTACTCCatctgtctctaattacttgacATTTTTGAATGAGAAAATTTTACGTATAGCAAATTAAAAATTGCTaattgtatgctatagcaaactTTATAAAATTGCAGTCCGTAGCAAAATTTTAGTTTGCTACGGATGTGTCCTTCTGTATATTCGCTAGtcagtcttttttttttttatacattttgattgttttaaaaaataaataaaaaggcacattaatttaatttgtgtatgtaattgtttatatataaatgtatatgcAGAATGTGTATATAAACGTTTATATGAGTATATAATgggaatatgtatatatgtgaataACTGAAGTTGCTAgaatttgtataaatatatgttatgtttgttgttgaaattcttataaatgtatatgtatatataacttatttttttatacagAAATTTTGAAAATGGCTTCATTAGCTATTTTGGTTATGCATTCCGGTAGATGGGACAATGACAATTATTACATTGATTATACAATTGAAAGGGTGATTTTTAAAGAAAGTTCATCGTATAAGGAGTTGTATAATGTTATTGCAATGCAACTCAGTGTTGATACAAATGTGATTAAGCTGAAAATTGAGTATAAGGTTAAAGAAAGTAAAACGCCAATGTTGATTCACATATTAAATAGACACAAGTGTATAAGTGTGAGCAAATATGTATGTTTAAAAGAACATTATACAATAACTACtaatattatacatttataCAACCATAATTGTATAAGCAAACAGTAGAAGACATGAATcaacacaaaaaatataaaaataatgattatacAGTCTAATGACCCACATGATTATCAGTACAATGATCCACATAATTATACAGTCCAATGACCCATAAACAACAACTTCAGTTTTATTATTGTGATCAGTATAAACGTCAGTtttatctttcctttttttacttGACCCAGAAATAAGTGTATAAGTGTGAGCAAATGTGTATGTTTAAAGGAACATTATACAATAACTactaatttatacatttatacaACCACAATTGTATAAGCAAACAGTATAAGACAtgaatcaacaaaaaaaattgtaaaaaataatgattatacAGTAAATGActgaaaaaaataagttatatatacatatacatttaaattgaaaaatttgaaaaaaattaacaaaaattaatagAATGAGATGAGTTTTGGCGGtacttgaaatttttgaagtaATGTTTCTCTTTTGAAAACGAGACGAATACGTGCTGGAGAAATTTGTAATTTGAAATTGTATTTGGGGAGAAGATTTGGGAGAATTTAAAGGAAATAGGAGAAGAGATTGTataaaagaaagggaaaaggaaaaatgtctgttatattttttttaataaattatacaaattggTGGGGCCCTATAATGGCAAAGTGACCGAGATTTTGCTTATTAAAGGAAATAATTGAAACGGTAGTTAGTGCATTTAATTAACATTATTAGTTTGCCGTACAATTATCtctttttgaattgacacacctattaagaaaacaatgattgacatagtaagtttaccattttaccctattaattataaggtggatgaattaaaaacttaagattttcaagaagttctacctttttcaaaataattaattgagggtataataggtaaaaaaattgtcctttcttgatttgtcaaaatggacaagtaattaggacaactaaaaaagaaaaagtgaacaaataattagagacAAAGGGAATATTAAAGTAATATAATCTAATATTGTTTTAACAAAATGAACCATAATTCGGACATTATGCGGTTTCCAGTACTAGTTATTAAGTACTATAGTCTATAGGTTACAAGTAGACAACTCTCGAATAATACACGTGTTTGCAATTAAGGTGATTTTTGGCTCCAAATGTGTTTGGTCCACTTCGATCAGAAACAAGCAGTTGTTTGTCgatatatttatttctaatcgaggatatttttgaaaaatttagtATTCTCTCTTGTAATTTTTGTGCATTttacatttcttttttatttgttatattttcaaaattatgtgaaatatattataaattacaatatttaacaattttaaatattcaattatatatttgagaattaaataaaatatacaaatttatttgactcttatataatttcattaacatcacataaattaaaaaatgaaatgtaacataaattatttgaaaattagtaaaaagtaataatataaataacaataattaataactttaatatttttagaaatatacaaaaaaaataaaattgattaactttttAAATTCCATCTTATCGCATAAATTTGGACGGAAGAATTACATATATCGCACGACCCTTTATATCTAGTATTACATGGAGCAACCAATTAATATATGTTATCTTGTGGAGTCATGTGTAACGCGCAAGTGATTGTGGTCTGTGGATAACAATGAACGATGACAGATACCTAAACGCTTACGGAGCTTTTTTCCCGAATACGTTTgacactttgtttggatggttttagcctattattttataatatattgtattgtatattgTTTAGATAGATTGTATTGTTTTTTAGTGacttaatttgaatgataaatctaaaaaaaataagatataagGTAGAGTTACTATGAAAAGGtagaataaaagatgaaattgaatatgatttttaaataatactaagtaaagataaaatgagaagaaaatattaaggtaacaATGTGATCACTACACCAAACTGATTGTtacataaaataacaataaatttaaactatatgatacaatataatttaaataacaataaaaataatattatatttaaactaattaagTACAATACAGcaggtaacaaccatccaaaaaAAGGTGTATGATGGTTGTTACAGACTATCacatttttttactaataaatTAGTCCTGttctataatatctttttaacGGGTTAGTTAGTATGTTATTTCATTCTTTAATAAGGGGGTTTCAAtctcaaatatttatatttacattattttatatatggtAAAGTCATTCTCAAGCAGCTTAACATTGTCATTCACACtgaaaagagaagaggaaagagATGGATGTTCTATCTATTCCTACTAGTCTCACAATTACAACATTTTGTGTCATTTTAGCAGTAGCAGCATTTGTGTTCAAAGTACTTGTCTTCAACAAGGGAAAGTACCATCCTGTTGCTGGAACAATCATCGATCATTTGCTGAATTTCAACAGGCTGCATGATTACATGAAAGAAATGGCAAGCAAATACAATACCTATAGGATACTTAATCTTTTCCAAAGTGAGGTCTACACCTCCGACCCTGTTAATATCGAGTATATTCTAAAGACAAATTTCCCCAACTATGGCAAGGTAATATATTTTTGGCTTAAGGTAAATGCTTAACATAGTTTCTCAATCTCAATctgatacaaaaaaaatggcCCTTTGGGCTCGCTGACCATGAAATCATGGTTAACATATGCTTGTAACAATTGATGTACACCATTCTCTATCCTAgctgttaaattaggtcttagacCTAACTTACACCCAAAAGCTAGGTCAAAtagaggaggattgcccaagatGAGAATTTACTAGTTTCTCACTCTATCATGTTACAGGGTTGGCACCATTACAGCATATTGAATGATCTTCTCGGTGATGGGATCTTCACAGTCGATGGAGACAAGTGGAAAAACCAACGGAAGATATCAAGTTATGAATTCTCCACCAAAAATTTAAGGGACTTTAGTAGTGCAGTTTTCAGAATTAGTGCAGTAAAACTTGCTCACAAAGTATCTGAAGCTGTGACCTCAAATCAAGCAACAGATATTCAAGTATGGAACTCTGGTTTGCTCTTCTGCAGTAAAATTAACTAGTTAATAATAAGCTAAAAACTCTTCCATTTCTTGGCAGGTCTTGTTTACGAAATCAACACTGGAGACGGTATTCAAGATTTTACTAGGTGTGGATCTAGACACTACAACTGAAGAAGGCACTCTCTTTTCCAATGCTTTTGATGAAGCAAGTGCAGTAACTCTCTATCGCTACGTTGATGTGTTTTGGAAAGTGAAAAGATTTCTAAACATTGGGTCAGAAGCAAATATGAAGAAGTGTATTAAAGTTGTTGatgaatttgtatataaaattatCAGAAACAAGATAGAACAGATGAGTAAGTCGCGAGATGATAGCAGGGTGGTAAGTTCAAGCAGATAACCTTCTAACTTATTGCCCTTGAGCAAGAGCACCAAatgatatttgaatttttacATGTTTGGCAGATGAAGAAATCAGATATTCTGTCTAGGTTTATGGAAATGAACAAAACGGATCCAAAGTACCTTAAGGACATAATCCTTAGCTTTATAATTGCTGGCAAAGACACTACAGCTAGCACACTTTCCTGGTTCTTCTACATGATGTGCAAGCACCCTCTCCTACAAGAAAAAATTGCAAATGAAGT
Protein-coding regions in this window:
- the LOC125860155 gene encoding cytochrome P450 704C1-like gives rise to the protein MDVLSIPTSLTITTFCVILAVAAFVFKVLVFNKGKYHPVAGTIIDHLLNFNRLHDYMKEMASKYNTYRILNLFQSEVYTSDPVNIEYILKTNFPNYGKGWHHYSILNDLLGDGIFTVDGDKWKNQRKISSYEFSTKNLRDFSSAVFRISAVKLAHKVSEAVTSNQATDIQVLFTKSTLETVFKILLGVDLDTTTEEGTLFSNAFDEASAVTLYRYVDVFWKVKRFLNIGSEANMKKCIKVVDEFVYKIIRNKIEQMSKSRDDSRVMKKSDILSRFMEMNKTDPKYLKDIILSFIIAGKDTTASTLSWFFYMMCKHPLLQEKIANEVRKATGINQNSSIDELANSITDDALDKMQYLHASLTETLRLYPAIPVDSKVCLSDDTFPDGFKVRKGDAVAYQPWAMGRMTSLWGDDAEDFRPERWIDENCCFRQESPFKFTAFQGGPRICLGKEFAYRQMKIFSAVLLGTFRFKLSDEERRVTYRTMLTLHIDGGLHLHASYRLRHHNPPARNNMPA
- the LOC125860153 gene encoding pentatricopeptide repeat-containing protein At5g66520-like, which produces MTDGSQFHYFRFSIVGASKMMELQRLHLKNTLVCLLENCRSMRELKQIHAHITTSPQFFITDRWFLISRIIFFCTVSQSGSLSYADTVFSLVPRKTLFNYNSMIRAHASRIHDPSSSQPLILYRQMLFDGITPDCITFPFVLKHCVSRVDGLVGSSVHAHVVKFGFHSDVFVQNSLITLYSQCGSVDNARKVFDEMSNRDVVSWNSIVIGCLRNSELDMALELFRRMKRRNIVTWNSIITGFVQGGRPKEALEFFYEMQVSGDDMVSPDKLTIASVLSACASLGAVDQGRWVHDYLNTSGMECDMVIATALVDMYGKCGSVSKALDVFRSMKNKDVLAWTAMLSAFAINGNGREAFELFLDMETAGVRPNAVTFTALLSACAHSGLIEIGRWCFRVMRHAYHIEPQVQHYACMVDILGRAGLFDEAEGLIRNMPMEPDVFVWGALLGGCQMHRNFQLGEKVARYLIAIEPLNHAFYVNLCDIYAKARRFDHVKEIRALMKEKQIEKTVPGCSTIEVNGVVCEFSVRGSPQVLMTEIKFVLSSLSDEIGRSINMSAVLE